GAAATTATTCCGGATTTTGTAATTCAGGTGAAGGATGGGATGGTTATTCCAATGCTTAACAGTAAAAATGCGCCTACATTAAGGGTTTCTGAAGAATATAAAGATATTCTTACAACATACTCTCATGATAAAAATTCTTCAGAGCATAAACAGGCTGCTTTGTTTATCAAGCAAAAATTAGATGCTGCCAAATGGTATATCGATGCGATTAATCAGCGTCAGAATACCTTATTGCAAACAATTACAGCTATTGTTAAGTTTCAGAAAAATTATTTTATTACGGGTGATGAGAAATCTTTGAAACCCATGATCTTAAAAGATGTTGCAGATATTACCGGATTTGATATTTCTACCATTTCAAGAGTGGTGAAAAGTAAATATGCAGATACTCCAAACGGTATCGTCTATCTTAAGGATCTGTTCTCAGACAGCTTAACTAATGATGATGGAGAAGAGGTTTCTACTAAAGAGATCAAAACTCATCTTCAGGAAGTGATTAATAAGGAGAACAAGAGAAAACCATTGACAGATGATGCTTTGGTTGTCATTTTAAAAGAACAGGGATATAATATCGCCAGAAGAACGATTGCAAAATATCGTGAACAGCTCAATATTCCGGTTGCAAGGTTAAGAAAAGAATTATAATAACTTGTAACATATCCAACAATATAAAAAGGTGAACATTATTTGTTCACCTTTTGTTTTATACGATTTGATAAGTATACCTATTAAGAAATAAGGAATACAGTATCACTTATTCTTTTGAAGAGGCTGAATGTATTGATCTGTTTTCCAAATTCTTTATTTTCCCAATACACTTTTCCGTCTTTATAATCATTAACCAGAGCAAAACTGCCACCATTGATTTTTAAGAATGCGATAGCAGGAAAGGGCAGTTCCTCCAGATCTTCATGTTCCAGTTTTACTACCATGGCTTCAATATCAAAATCATCTTTTAATATATTATAAAAACTGAAAAAGGTATAATCTTCCACTGGAATATGGTAGTCTTTTATTTTTTTGGTTTTTATATTTTGTTGTATAAATTTTTTCAGCAAAAAATTAAAAGAGGTTAAGTAGTTATTTTTTTCAATCATAAATGCGGTTAGTTTTTAATAGATATAGTATGCATTTTCGCTGATACGGCTTAGAGGATTTCTTATACTTATCTTATAAGGAATGCTTTCTTCATTTTTAAAATGAAAATCAATCGTACTAATTACCTTTTTACTTTTTCCTATCCACTGATTATCTTTAAGCTTATAAAGAGAAAATTGATTGTAATGAAGATTTTGTTCTAGTATATTGAGAATAACAAGTTTATTTTGATCTTGCGGATAAAATGTAAGATGAGATCTTCCAATTTTATAGGATTGTTCTTCAAGAAAGTTAATATGTTGTTTTTCGGTATAGGAAAGAAGCTTCGATTTGGACAATAGAAACCTGTAATAGATATGTCTGTTGCTTTTCTTTATTTTTTCCCTTATTTTCTTTAAGGAATACGTGAAGGTATTGAACGAATAATTGATCCCCTTTGGAGAAATTGAAAAATTGCCTTTAGATCTAATCGGATCAATAAAGAAATACGGATTATCTTTGACATTGATAAGGTGAATCAATAGGTATTGCTTTTCAGTTATACTATTAACAATATTTCCTTCTATCCAATGATGAATGACTCCTGAATAGGTAAATTCCTGTACTATATTTTTATGATAATACTTAATTTCCTTTTGAAGTTCGAGTCTTCTTAAAACAAGGGTAAAGCTTTCAATTTCTGTAGTAATATCTGTAATGTCTTTGGTGTGAACAAGGTCAAACTCAAAGTTACATTCATCAAAACAAAAGTGTCGCCTATTTTCTAAAATATGAGCGTAATCTTTACTTTGTTTAAAAAGAGTAATGCATTGCTCATTGTTTCTGAATAAAGTAAAGAACCCGGCAGGATAATTTTTAAGAGGCGAGATCACATCATATTTTTTCAGCATTTTCTCGGTAATAAAATATCTGATATTACCAAAAACAATATCAATATCACAATATCCCCAAAAGTCATAATTTTTCAAATACTCCTGAAAAATAAGACCATAAGTAGGTTTAAAATCACATAATTTATAGCCATCCAAAATATTGATGGAAAGATTCAGCTTTTCACTGGCAATTTTACTGAATTCACTTAGATCATTGATTTTTATAAAATGGACATTGGCTATATGAAAAGGAGCTTCCAGATTGGTAAATATGAAAAAATCTA
This is a stretch of genomic DNA from Chryseobacterium tructae. It encodes these proteins:
- a CDS encoding cysteine peptidase family C39 domain-containing protein, whose protein sequence is MIEKNNYLTSFNFLLKKFIQQNIKTKKIKDYHIPVEDYTFFSFYNILKDDFDIEAMVVKLEHEDLEELPFPAIAFLKINGGSFALVNDYKDGKVYWENKEFGKQINTFSLFKRISDTVFLIS
- a CDS encoding DUF6625 family protein; the encoded protein is MTRIALINCYFGKSWPSYFSHFLFSCKYNPDVDFFIFTNLEAPFHIANVHFIKINDLSEFSKIASEKLNLSINILDGYKLCDFKPTYGLIFQEYLKNYDFWGYCDIDIVFGNIRYFITEKMLKKYDVISPLKNYPAGFFTLFRNNEQCITLFKQSKDYAHILENRRHFCFDECNFEFDLVHTKDITDITTEIESFTLVLRRLELQKEIKYYHKNIVQEFTYSGVIHHWIEGNIVNSITEKQYLLIHLINVKDNPYFFIDPIRSKGNFSISPKGINYSFNTFTYSLKKIREKIKKSNRHIYYRFLLSKSKLLSYTEKQHINFLEEQSYKIGRSHLTFYPQDQNKLVILNILEQNLHYNQFSLYKLKDNQWIGKSKKVISTIDFHFKNEESIPYKISIRNPLSRISENAYYIY